A region of Osmerus eperlanus chromosome 9, fOsmEpe2.1, whole genome shotgun sequence DNA encodes the following proteins:
- the LOC134026589 gene encoding transmembrane protein 212-like: MAGWRTVGATMMAVGLLSILCGVLAFFPAGSYHPWFISWDAQIAAPVWTGALATITGASVVTANRDQNRKSLWEVVYVFSILTSVTCLLMFAVATAAVLTGPLCYYSYLGAVGIGYLSHAVRYPYPYRGGPGLCLDPLGAEWYHLVLHTMDLLTSTTVFILSLGIVVILTTRLLHSGNVNVRG; encoded by the exons ATGGCAGGGTGGAGGACTGTAGGGGCCACTATGATGGCTGTTGGACTGCTCAGCATTCTCTGTGGAGTCCTGGCCTTCTTCCCTGCTGGGTCCTATCACCCCTGGTTCATCAGCTGGGATGCCCAGATCGCTGCCCCGGTCTGGACAGGAGCTCTG GCCACAATAACAGGAGCCAGTGTTGTCACGGCGAACAGAGACCAAAACAGGAAGTCTTTG TGGGAGGTGGTCTACGTCTTTTCCATCCTGACCTCTGTGACCTGTCTGTTGATGTTTGCCGTTGCCACGGCAGCGGTGTTGACCGGACCACTGTGTTATTACTCGTACCTCGGGGCGGTGGGGATCGGGTACCTCTCCCACGCCGTCCGGTATCCATACCCCTACCGAGGCGGGCCGGGGCTGTGTCTGGACCCCCTTGGAGCAGAATGGTACCACCTGGTCTTACACACCATGGACCTGCTTACCAGCACCACCgtcttcatcctctccctcggCATCGTCGTCATCCTTACCACACGCCTGCTGCACTCAGGGAATGTGAACGTGAGAGGGTGA